A portion of the Stigmatella aurantiaca DW4/3-1 genome contains these proteins:
- the ycaC gene encoding isochorismate family cysteine hydrolase YcaC produces the protein MSKPYRRLDIHNAAVLLVDHQAGLLSLVRDFNPDPFRNNVLALADLAAYFKLPVVLTTSFEEGPNGPLMPELREKFPDAPFIPRPGQINAWDNEDFVKAVKATGRKQLILAGVVTEVCVAFPALSALEEDFEVFVVTDASGTFNEVSRHASWDRMSQAGAQLMTWFAVAAELHRDWRRDVEGLGALFSNHIPDYRNLITSYNTFKASKPQLKAVP, from the coding sequence ATGAGCAAGCCCTATCGCCGTCTCGACATCCACAATGCCGCGGTGCTGTTGGTGGACCATCAGGCAGGCCTGCTGTCGCTGGTCCGCGACTTCAACCCGGACCCGTTCAGGAACAACGTGCTCGCCCTGGCGGACCTGGCCGCCTACTTCAAGCTTCCGGTGGTGCTGACGACCAGCTTCGAGGAAGGGCCCAACGGTCCGCTCATGCCCGAGCTGCGGGAGAAGTTCCCGGACGCGCCCTTCATCCCCCGCCCGGGTCAGATCAATGCCTGGGACAACGAGGACTTCGTCAAGGCGGTGAAGGCCACCGGCCGCAAGCAGCTCATCCTCGCGGGCGTCGTGACCGAGGTGTGCGTGGCGTTCCCGGCGCTGTCGGCGCTGGAGGAGGACTTCGAGGTGTTCGTCGTGACGGATGCCTCCGGCACGTTCAATGAAGTGTCACGCCACGCCTCGTGGGACCGGATGTCCCAGGCCGGAGCACAGCTCATGACGTGGTTCGCCGTCGCCGCGGAGTTGCACCGCGACTGGCGCCGGGACGTCGAGGGGCTGGGAGCGCTGTTCTCCAACCACATCCCCGACTACCGAAACCTCATCACCAGCTACAACACGTTCAAGGCCTCCAAGCCCCAGTTGAAGGCAGTGCCGTAA
- a CDS encoding HAD-IG family 5'-nucleotidase, with protein MSGHFTAPPPERGIFCNRTLNMRAIKAIGYDMDYTLVHYRVEAWERRAYEYIREGLLAQNWPVGHLAFEPELVIRGLIIDTEKGNLLKANRFGFVKKALHGTRPMGFEAQRTEYARTIVDLSERRWMFLNTLFSLSEACIYAQLVDLLDDGKLPGPMGYSDLYDIVRRSLDAAHMAGRLKAEIIADPERYVLPEPETALALLDQRNAGKKLLLITNSEWAYSVPMMHAAFDPYLPSGMTWRELFDVVIVSARKPEFFTTRSPLFEVVDTGGEALLRPYSGLLKPRTPYFGGSAVELERHLGLSGDEILYVGDHMFGDVHVTKNVLRWRTALILRELEDEVRAIAAFRTTEARLAERMVVKEQLEAESCQLRLELQRRRAHYGPRSQMPEDELLSRLTAIRTQLEALDAELGPMARAASELSNPHWGLLTRAGNDKSHLARQVERYADIYTSRVSNFLFASPFVYLRSPRGSLPHDPTLPGGTPVFPSTDATSGPNP; from the coding sequence ATGAGCGGCCACTTCACAGCCCCCCCTCCCGAACGCGGCATCTTCTGCAACCGCACCCTCAACATGAGGGCCATCAAGGCCATTGGCTACGACATGGACTACACGCTCGTCCACTACCGGGTGGAGGCGTGGGAGCGCCGTGCGTACGAGTACATCCGCGAGGGGCTCCTGGCCCAGAACTGGCCCGTGGGCCACCTCGCCTTTGAGCCGGAGCTGGTCATCCGGGGCCTCATCATCGACACGGAGAAGGGCAACCTCCTCAAGGCCAACCGCTTCGGCTTCGTGAAGAAGGCCCTGCACGGCACCCGCCCCATGGGCTTCGAGGCGCAGCGCACCGAGTATGCCCGCACCATCGTCGATCTCTCCGAGCGGCGGTGGATGTTCCTCAACACCCTCTTCTCGCTCTCCGAGGCCTGCATCTACGCCCAGCTCGTGGACCTGCTGGATGACGGCAAGCTCCCGGGCCCCATGGGCTACAGCGACCTCTACGACATCGTGCGCCGCTCCCTGGATGCCGCCCACATGGCGGGCCGGCTCAAGGCGGAGATCATCGCCGACCCCGAGCGCTATGTGCTGCCCGAGCCCGAGACGGCGCTGGCGCTGCTGGACCAGCGCAACGCGGGCAAGAAGCTGCTGCTCATCACCAACAGCGAGTGGGCCTACTCCGTGCCGATGATGCACGCGGCGTTCGATCCCTACCTGCCCTCCGGCATGACGTGGCGGGAGCTGTTCGACGTCGTCATCGTCAGCGCGCGCAAACCCGAGTTCTTCACCACGCGCTCGCCCCTGTTCGAGGTGGTGGACACGGGCGGGGAGGCGCTGCTGCGCCCCTACTCGGGGCTGCTCAAGCCACGGACGCCCTACTTCGGGGGCAGCGCGGTGGAGCTGGAGCGGCACCTGGGCCTGAGCGGGGATGAGATTCTCTACGTGGGCGACCACATGTTCGGCGACGTGCACGTGACGAAGAACGTGCTGCGCTGGCGCACCGCGCTCATCCTGCGCGAGTTGGAGGACGAGGTGCGCGCCATCGCCGCCTTCCGCACCACCGAGGCCCGGCTGGCCGAGCGCATGGTGGTCAAGGAGCAGTTGGAGGCCGAGTCGTGCCAGCTCCGGCTGGAGCTCCAGCGGCGCCGGGCCCACTACGGCCCTCGCTCCCAGATGCCCGAGGACGAGCTGCTGTCCCGGCTGACGGCGATCCGCACCCAGTTGGAGGCGCTGGACGCGGAGTTGGGCCCCATGGCCCGCGCCGCCAGCGAGCTGTCCAATCCGCACTGGGGACTGCTCACCCGCGCGGGCAATGACAAGAGCCACCTGGCGCGGCAGGTGGAGCGCTACGCGGACATCTACACCTCGCGCGTCTCCAACTTCCTGTTCGCCAGCCCCTTCGTCTACCTGCGGAGTCCTCGCGGCAGCCTGCCGCATGATCCCACCCTTCCTGGGGGAACCCCCGTGTTCCCCTCCACGGACGCCACCAGCGGGCCCAACCCCTGA
- the map gene encoding type I methionyl aminopeptidase, which produces MNTQAARQPPAVLPAPNEVCWCGSGSKYKKCHRGADAAEARKLGGNVQRRGIRPGIISPRRTVPAHIPRPDYAETGRPGRGEMSDVKTPEVIDRMRRAGKAAAQVLQITAAAVRPGITTDELDAIAHEAYIQLGGYPSTLNYHGFPKSLCTSVNEVICHGIPDSRALEDGDIVNLDITIFLEGVHGDCSATYFVGKVDPDSERLVRVARECLDLGIQAVKPGRPINDIGRAIEDHAAKNGMSVVRAYCGHGIGEKFHSSLQIPHYYEEDANTIMQPGMTFTVEPMINLGHWQHRSWDDGWTAVTADGSRSAQFEHMLVVTEQGYELLTLP; this is translated from the coding sequence ATGAATACTCAAGCCGCTCGCCAGCCGCCCGCTGTTCTCCCAGCCCCCAACGAGGTTTGCTGGTGTGGCAGCGGCTCCAAGTACAAGAAGTGCCACCGGGGCGCGGACGCCGCCGAGGCCCGCAAGCTGGGGGGCAACGTCCAGCGCCGGGGCATCCGCCCGGGCATCATCAGCCCCCGCCGCACGGTGCCCGCGCACATCCCGCGCCCGGACTACGCGGAGACGGGCCGGCCCGGACGGGGCGAGATGTCCGATGTGAAGACCCCGGAGGTGATTGACCGCATGCGCCGCGCGGGCAAGGCCGCCGCCCAGGTGCTGCAAATCACCGCCGCCGCGGTGCGCCCGGGCATCACCACCGACGAACTCGATGCCATCGCCCACGAGGCGTACATCCAGCTGGGCGGTTACCCGAGCACCCTCAACTACCACGGGTTCCCCAAGTCGCTGTGCACCTCGGTCAACGAGGTCATCTGCCATGGCATCCCGGACAGCCGGGCCCTGGAAGACGGGGACATCGTCAACCTGGACATCACCATCTTCCTGGAGGGCGTCCACGGGGACTGCTCGGCCACCTATTTCGTGGGCAAGGTGGACCCGGACTCCGAGCGGCTGGTGCGCGTGGCGCGCGAGTGCCTGGACCTGGGCATCCAGGCGGTGAAGCCCGGCCGTCCCATCAACGACATCGGCCGTGCCATCGAGGACCACGCGGCCAAGAACGGCATGAGCGTGGTGCGGGCCTACTGTGGCCATGGCATCGGCGAGAAGTTCCACAGCTCGCTGCAGATTCCTCACTATTACGAGGAGGATGCGAACACGATCATGCAGCCGGGGATGACGTTCACGGTGGAGCCGATGATCAACCTCGGCCACTGGCAGCACCGCTCGTGGGACGACGGCTGGACGGCGGTTACCGCCGACGGCAGCCGGAGCGCGCAGTTCGAGCACATGCTGGTCGTCACCGAGCAGGGCTACGAGCTGCTCACGTTGCCCTGA
- a CDS encoding GH92 family glycosyl hydrolase, giving the protein MWLLHRRNVVGLAIAGLLLAGCKNPSPPIEAPDVPGEEEPPPPPPPPVDPTQFVNPFIGTQNFGNTFPGASAPFGMVQLSPDTGGQGGYDYQQDALYGFSQTHLSGVGCGVMGELPIMPTTGAVESVDINGYKSKYSHDDEEATPGYYRVGLSRYGIRAELTATERTGWLRFTFPSTATANVLFNTGKANQAVQDSEIHVVGDRTLEGRVRAGGFCAGRDQHTVYFTATFDRPFASHGTWRGSTPLPGSRDASGSGNNGAWVTFDATTDLDVTVKVGLSYTGLEGARKNLAKETGESFDFEATRTRLHDAWADKLRAIQISGGTRDRQAAFYSALYHAQLHPNLAGDVDGRYVGFDNQVHEASGYTPYQNFSLWDTYRPQNHLLEVLEPQIARDVALSILAIGRHGGWLPRWSLANSETNIMTGDPVTPFLVDVWARGLLEGHEQEAYAMLRKNALQAPPSDSPYNGRSGIEFYNGRGYIPSGLKLGVDCAHKGGDNDCVHPASATLEYAAADAALALMAQGLGHEDDARMFAERGQWYRNLWDSSIGQFRPRTSDGTWLTPYDPVEASHQFHEGGAYQYQWLVPQDPAGLVALMGGERATEQRLDAFFAYDKLLADPAGTAHADWITQPYDYYGKPTYNPNNEPDLLAPYMYLWAGAPAKTATVVRAAMTLFTPGPDGMTGNDDLGTMSAWYVFSSLGVYPTMSGANFLALSSPQFESAVVRVGAFGSRQASTLTLTAPGASDTRRYIQRVTLGDQELTRTYVEWNEILRGGRLAYVLGDEPSSWGTGSSARPPSVNPGEGDSRRHVDASVRPSAAVLPLRGEAQTIELTLDVLGQAPQGLDITVTPTVPAGWSASATSFALSSRRLPVQWTGPLAITVPANTPAGVYPLQVVVSAEGANTVTRNVTLELRPAGACLPGVSGTCAVDLTNDRNHDGTATVAQSREGNFDGQGWSYDATLLPAAGSVTWAGVTYSAPDPNGTANNFVEARGQGILLPGGNYQTLHLVSASHNGPVTTTVSVRYTDGSVVDLPVTAGDWAGSAPSGSSVLLDMPHRIKAGSGVDGPPVRLFGQSLALDPAKQVHSMSLPNDARFEVYAITLS; this is encoded by the coding sequence ATGTGGTTGCTCCATAGGAGAAACGTGGTGGGTCTGGCCATCGCCGGACTCCTGCTCGCCGGATGCAAGAACCCGTCGCCCCCCATCGAGGCTCCCGACGTTCCAGGGGAGGAGGAGCCACCCCCTCCCCCGCCACCTCCAGTGGATCCCACCCAGTTCGTCAATCCCTTCATCGGCACCCAGAACTTCGGCAACACCTTTCCCGGCGCGAGCGCGCCCTTCGGCATGGTGCAGCTCAGTCCAGACACGGGTGGACAGGGCGGATACGACTACCAACAGGACGCCCTCTACGGCTTCAGCCAGACGCACCTGTCGGGGGTCGGCTGCGGCGTCATGGGCGAATTGCCCATCATGCCCACGACCGGTGCCGTCGAGTCCGTCGACATCAACGGCTACAAGTCGAAGTACTCGCATGACGACGAGGAAGCCACTCCAGGCTATTACCGCGTCGGACTCTCGCGCTATGGCATCAGGGCCGAGCTCACCGCCACCGAGCGGACTGGCTGGCTGCGCTTCACCTTCCCATCCACCGCCACCGCGAACGTCCTATTCAACACCGGCAAGGCCAACCAAGCGGTCCAGGACTCGGAGATCCACGTCGTCGGGGACCGGACCCTCGAGGGCCGCGTCAGGGCTGGCGGATTCTGCGCCGGGCGGGACCAGCACACAGTCTACTTCACGGCCACGTTCGACCGGCCCTTCGCGTCCCACGGCACTTGGCGCGGCTCCACCCCGCTTCCGGGCTCTCGGGACGCCTCCGGTTCGGGGAACAACGGCGCCTGGGTCACGTTCGATGCGACCACGGACCTCGACGTCACGGTGAAGGTCGGCCTGTCCTATACCGGGCTCGAGGGCGCCAGGAAGAACCTCGCGAAGGAGACGGGAGAGTCTTTCGACTTCGAGGCCACGCGGACCCGGCTGCATGACGCGTGGGCCGACAAACTCAGAGCCATTCAGATCAGCGGAGGCACTCGCGACCGGCAGGCCGCCTTCTACAGCGCCCTGTACCATGCGCAGTTGCACCCGAACCTGGCCGGTGACGTGGACGGCCGGTATGTCGGTTTTGACAACCAGGTCCACGAGGCGAGCGGCTACACGCCGTACCAGAACTTCTCGCTGTGGGACACGTACCGTCCCCAGAACCACTTGTTGGAAGTGCTCGAGCCGCAGATCGCCCGGGACGTCGCGCTGTCGATTCTCGCCATCGGCCGGCATGGGGGCTGGCTGCCCCGCTGGTCGCTCGCCAACAGCGAGACCAACATCATGACGGGGGATCCCGTGACGCCCTTTCTCGTCGATGTCTGGGCCCGGGGACTCCTCGAGGGTCATGAGCAAGAGGCATACGCGATGCTGCGCAAGAACGCGCTCCAGGCGCCGCCCTCCGATTCGCCCTACAACGGCCGCTCGGGCATCGAGTTCTACAACGGCCGGGGATACATCCCCTCTGGCTTGAAGCTGGGCGTCGACTGCGCGCACAAGGGCGGGGACAACGATTGCGTGCACCCGGCCTCGGCGACACTCGAGTACGCGGCGGCCGACGCGGCGCTCGCGTTGATGGCGCAGGGGCTCGGACACGAGGACGATGCACGGATGTTCGCCGAGCGCGGGCAGTGGTATCGAAACCTGTGGGACTCCTCCATCGGCCAGTTCCGTCCCCGCACGTCCGATGGCACGTGGCTGACGCCGTATGATCCGGTGGAAGCCTCCCACCAGTTCCACGAGGGAGGGGCTTACCAGTACCAGTGGCTGGTGCCCCAGGATCCGGCCGGGCTGGTCGCGCTCATGGGCGGTGAGCGCGCGACCGAACAGCGCCTGGATGCTTTCTTCGCCTACGACAAGTTGCTCGCGGATCCCGCGGGGACCGCTCACGCGGATTGGATCACCCAACCTTACGACTATTACGGCAAGCCCACGTACAACCCCAACAACGAACCCGACCTGCTCGCACCCTACATGTACCTGTGGGCGGGAGCGCCCGCGAAGACGGCCACCGTCGTGCGCGCGGCGATGACGTTGTTCACCCCGGGGCCAGACGGAATGACGGGCAACGACGACCTGGGCACCATGTCCGCGTGGTACGTGTTCTCCTCGCTCGGTGTGTACCCGACGATGAGTGGCGCGAACTTCCTCGCCCTGTCCAGCCCCCAGTTCGAGTCCGCCGTGGTCCGCGTCGGGGCCTTCGGCTCCCGTCAGGCAAGCACGCTGACCCTCACGGCCCCTGGCGCCAGCGACACCCGGCGGTACATCCAGCGCGTGACGCTCGGCGACCAGGAGCTCACTCGGACCTATGTCGAGTGGAACGAGATCCTCCGGGGCGGCCGTCTGGCCTATGTGCTCGGCGACGAGCCCTCGAGCTGGGGCACCGGGAGCAGCGCGAGGCCCCCGTCGGTCAATCCGGGCGAGGGCGACTCCCGTCGCCATGTCGACGCCTCCGTGCGGCCGTCCGCGGCCGTCCTGCCCCTCCGCGGCGAGGCCCAGACGATCGAGCTGACACTGGACGTGCTCGGCCAGGCACCCCAAGGGTTGGACATCACCGTGACGCCGACCGTCCCGGCGGGCTGGTCCGCCTCGGCGACGTCCTTCGCCTTGTCGTCACGGCGTCTGCCCGTGCAGTGGACGGGGCCCCTCGCCATCACCGTGCCCGCCAACACACCCGCGGGCGTGTATCCCCTCCAGGTGGTCGTCTCGGCGGAGGGGGCGAACACCGTCACCCGGAACGTGACCCTCGAGCTACGGCCGGCAGGAGCCTGTCTGCCCGGCGTTTCCGGAACATGCGCCGTGGATCTGACGAACGACCGCAACCATGACGGCACCGCGACGGTCGCCCAATCGCGAGAGGGCAACTTCGACGGCCAGGGCTGGAGCTATGACGCCACCCTGTTGCCCGCGGCCGGCTCCGTCACCTGGGCGGGCGTGACGTATTCGGCGCCCGACCCGAATGGGACCGCGAACAACTTCGTGGAGGCCCGAGGCCAGGGAATCCTGCTTCCGGGAGGCAACTACCAGACGCTCCACCTGGTCTCCGCGTCGCACAATGGTCCCGTGACGACGACGGTCTCCGTCCGGTACACCGATGGCAGCGTGGTGGACCTCCCGGTCACCGCCGGGGACTGGGCGGGAAGCGCGCCGTCTGGGAGCAGCGTGTTGCTCGACATGCCCCACCGGATCAAGGCCGGGAGCGGCGTGGACGGGCCGCCGGTGCGCTTGTTCGGCCAATCCCTCGCACTCGATCCGGCGAAGCAGGTGCACTCCATGAGCCTGCCGAACGACGCCCGGTTCGAGGTGTACGCGATCACGCTGTCCTGA
- a CDS encoding SitI3 family protein, producing MSLDYDFNIATALSPQQVLRIALKEVGLEPETALVSPGVFKETAGPGFLVSAGPVAPMSKAILEEELGISPAVNLHFWIDSGDERHAAIASMLQAGLAVLRQVPGDAVLLFIGETVLVLRQHGHLYLDSRTGIWTPERLNRVDMPYTMRHFPVL from the coding sequence GTGTCTTTGGACTATGACTTCAACATTGCGACCGCTTTGTCCCCGCAGCAGGTGTTGCGGATAGCACTGAAGGAAGTTGGCCTGGAGCCTGAGACGGCGCTCGTCAGTCCAGGAGTGTTCAAAGAGACCGCGGGTCCTGGCTTTCTCGTCAGCGCGGGGCCCGTTGCCCCCATGAGCAAGGCCATCCTCGAGGAGGAACTGGGAATCTCCCCTGCCGTCAACCTCCACTTCTGGATTGACAGTGGTGACGAGAGACATGCAGCCATCGCTTCCATGCTTCAGGCGGGACTGGCGGTGCTGCGCCAAGTCCCGGGGGATGCCGTCCTCTTGTTCATCGGAGAGACCGTCCTGGTCCTGCGTCAGCACGGGCACCTGTATCTGGACTCGCGCACCGGCATCTGGACCCCAGAGCGTTTGAACCGGGTGGACATGCCCTACACGATGAGGCATTTCCCCGTCTTGTGA